In a genomic window of Xylophilus rhododendri:
- a CDS encoding glutamate synthase subunit beta translates to MGKVTGFMEFERLEEGYKPVNERLKHYKEFVVGLDAEQAKIQGARCMDCGTPFCNNGCPVNNIIPDFNDLVYQNDWKSAWATLDSTNNFPEFTGRICPAPCEAACVLNVNDDAVGIKSIEHAIIDRAWTEGWVAPRPAKHKTGKRVAVVGSGPAGLAAAQQLARAGHDVTLFEKNDRVGGLLRYGIPDFKMEKSHIDRRVEQMKAEGVVFRTGVVVGSAKDALGKGSKVTNFAKETVSPEQLKADFDAVLLTIGSETSRDLPVAGRELDGIHFAMEFLPQQNKVNAGDKLKNQLRAEGKNVIVIGGGDTGSDCVGTSNRHGAVSVTQFELMPQPPEVENRPMTWPYWPIKLRTSSSHEEGCEREFAISTKEFIGEGGKVTGLKTVRIEMKDGKLVEVAGSEQVLKADLVLLAMGFVAPVAPVLEAFGIDKDARGNAKATTDFDKGYATNVPKVFAAGDVRRGQSLVVWAIREGRQAARSVDEFLMGYSDLPR, encoded by the coding sequence ATGGGAAAAGTCACCGGCTTCATGGAATTCGAACGGCTTGAAGAGGGCTACAAGCCCGTCAACGAGCGTCTGAAGCACTACAAGGAATTCGTCGTCGGCCTCGATGCCGAACAGGCCAAGATTCAGGGCGCGCGCTGCATGGACTGCGGCACGCCCTTCTGCAACAACGGCTGCCCGGTCAACAACATCATTCCGGACTTCAACGACCTGGTCTACCAGAACGACTGGAAGAGCGCCTGGGCGACGCTGGACTCCACCAACAACTTCCCCGAGTTCACCGGCCGCATCTGCCCCGCGCCCTGCGAGGCGGCCTGCGTGCTCAACGTGAACGACGACGCGGTGGGCATCAAGTCGATCGAGCACGCCATCATCGACCGCGCCTGGACCGAAGGCTGGGTGGCCCCGCGTCCGGCCAAGCACAAGACCGGCAAGAGGGTGGCGGTGGTCGGCTCCGGCCCCGCCGGCCTGGCCGCGGCCCAGCAGCTGGCGCGCGCCGGCCATGACGTGACCTTGTTCGAGAAGAACGACCGTGTCGGCGGCCTGCTGCGCTACGGTATTCCCGACTTCAAGATGGAGAAGAGCCACATCGACCGCCGCGTCGAGCAGATGAAGGCCGAGGGTGTGGTCTTCCGAACCGGCGTGGTCGTCGGCTCCGCCAAGGACGCGCTGGGCAAGGGCTCCAAGGTGACCAACTTCGCCAAGGAAACCGTTTCGCCCGAACAGCTCAAGGCCGACTTCGACGCGGTGCTGCTGACCATAGGCTCCGAAACCTCGCGCGATCTGCCGGTGGCCGGCCGCGAGCTGGACGGCATCCATTTCGCGATGGAATTCCTGCCCCAGCAGAACAAGGTCAACGCCGGCGACAAGCTGAAGAACCAGCTGCGCGCCGAGGGCAAGAACGTCATCGTCATCGGCGGCGGCGACACCGGCAGCGACTGCGTGGGCACCAGCAATCGCCACGGCGCGGTCAGCGTCACCCAGTTCGAGCTGATGCCCCAGCCGCCGGAAGTGGAGAACCGGCCGATGACCTGGCCCTACTGGCCGATCAAGCTGCGCACCAGCTCCAGCCACGAAGAGGGCTGCGAGCGCGAGTTCGCCATCTCCACCAAGGAGTTCATTGGCGAGGGCGGCAAGGTGACCGGCCTGAAGACGGTGCGCATCGAGATGAAGGACGGCAAGCTGGTGGAAGTGGCCGGCTCCGAGCAGGTCCTGAAGGCCGACCTGGTGCTGCTGGCCATGGGCTTCGTCGCCCCGGTGGCGCCGGTGCTGGAAGCCTTCGGCATCGACAAGGACGCCCGCGGCAACGCCAAGGCCACCACCGACTTCGACAAGGGCTACGCCACCAACGTGCCCAAGGTGTTCGCCGCGGGCGACGTGCGCCGCGGCCAGTCGCTGGTGGTGTGGGCGATCCGCGAGGGCCGGCAGGCCGCGCGCTCGGTCGACGAGTTCCTGATGGGATACAGCGACCTGCCTCGCTAG